The Rosa rugosa chromosome 1, drRosRugo1.1, whole genome shotgun sequence genomic sequence AAAGTGTAGAACCCCCCTATATGCCTTCTCTCTCAGATTAGATGATCTCAACTCCATACCATCTTTCCTAGCTATGAAAACTTCACCATCCACTAAGATACATTTGGGCTGTGTACCATATGATGGATCTCCATGTATACTTTCCGAAGCAATAACAAAGTCCAAGATTTCTCGACCTCATATTCATTCATCATCCATATTATCATTGCGATACCTTTTTTCAAGGTATGATTCTTGATATTGTAATTGTACAGATATACAAACAGACGATTTTCACTTGTCTTCCCAATGCCTACAGTGCTGGTGGCTCGAACAAGAATGCCCAGTTGCTTTTCTTGTGCCTTTGGGCTGAGCTCATGTGCATGTTGAACCTTTCCTTCACTATAATATAGTCTGAAAAGAACTGTGAAGTTCGTCTGGGTACCCAGAACCGATGCTGGGATACTTCAGCAAAGGATGTATGTATCAAATTGATACTATCAATAGACAGTGACGGTGCATAGaatcaatttatttttgaaagaaaacgATTCCCATGCTTAATTAATACTGCATGTCGTTCTTATCCAGTTTTTCAAAAAGCCGACCAAGTGAGTGGGTATGCATGCATCTTCAGGGAATGGGTGTGCATTCATTACCATCGTAGTTTTTTTAGGGTAGCAGATAATGGCACAAAGTCCTAAGAGATCTGTCATTGTCAGCTACCATCGTGTCAAAGATTAATCCTTCAATTTACTTTCCATCGGTTTTGATCTCGTACTTGTATTGAGTTTCAGGCACAATAAAAGCAAGGAGATCTGTTTCTTATGATTTTAGAGTATATTGAGAGTAGAACTCATGGTATCACCTACTTATTGCGTGAAAATTTATTGAACTAATTTAACTCACTTCAGTAAAATCCCTACTTCCCTAGTATATATATGTACGAGCAGCTCCATACAAGTTTCTGAGGCAGAGGCATTGGTGGAGTAGTGAACAAGTACTTGAGTGCAGAACAGTTCATTTCAGTTCAGTGAGTTAAGATCGGATCGATGGGGCTTCCGGGGATTTGGGTGGCGCTTCTGATGACGCCTCGCGCACGTTTCAGGGGAAGGAAATGGAATTTACTTGACCTAGTCACAGCTGCAGTGTTTGCGTCTATGCATGTTCTTGCTTTATTTGGGCCATTTTATTTCAATTGGTCTGCGTTATGGGTAGCACTCGCGCTCGTTTACGTAACCGGATTGGGAATCACTCTTTCATATCACAGAAACCTTGCGCACAGGAGCTTCAGGCTTCCCAAGTTGCTCGAGTACTTGTTTGCCTATTTTGCAGTTCTTTCAGCTCAGGTACGTACCTAGCTACAGATTATATAGTTATTCTTTGTATTTGTAAATACCATTCGTACCTAGCCATGTATGTACCTAGCTAGTCAACAACAACATCCTTGCGCAGGGAACACAATTGATGAGCAGCTAGCCCTCGCCGGCCGGGAACAGtttatatttatattaattattttattttttgaagctGTTTAACGAAAAAGAAATGATGGTTTTGTAGGGTAGTCCCATTGATTGGGTGAGTACACACCGTTACCACCACCAGTATACAGATACAGAGAAAGATGCTCATAGCCCACTAAAAGGTTTCTGGTTTAGTCACATGGGTTGGATTCTTGATAGCAACGCTCGTTTTGGAAGAGTATGTAATTTAGATTTACCATACACATACACAGATACTCagatacacacatatatacaactGAATGTACACCACCTAAACTCTGGTTTTTGATTTTTCAGTTTATCTTTGAAAATAGCCTAATCAATTAATTTGCAGTATGGAGGACTGCGGAATGTTGAAGATTTGAAAAGGCAAGCATTCTATAGGTTTCTTCATAATACTTACCTTTTACACTCAATTATTCTTGGAGGCATTTTATATGCAGTTGGTGGATTTCCGTTCATCGTTTGGGGAATGGTACGTGAGGATTTTAACTCTTTAAttacttctttctttttccttcaaaaataaaaaattctacATTGACGTTGTTATACATCCACTTACAAATATGATAACAAATTTATCATTTCAGGGCGTGAGGATGGTATATGTTTTCCACGGCACATTGCTAGTGAATTCGGCCGGCCACATATGGGGATATCAAGCATGGAAGACCAGTGATCTGTCTAAGAATCTCTGGTACATATATGCCTATTTATCACTtcaattaagtaattaatcaTCATTCAATAAACAGAGATTTTAAATTACTGATCATCTGATCTGCTGTTTTCATATCTTTACTACTAAACTTGTTAATTAAATTACATTAATTAGGTGGTTGGCATTGGTTGCATTTGGAGAAGGGTGGCACAACAACCACCATGCTTTCGAATATTCGGCTCGACAGGGCCTCGAATGGTGGCAGTTTGACCTGACTTGGTACATCATAAAATTTCTTGAAGCTCTAGGGTTGGCAACTGATGTGAAAGTACCATCTGAGGCTCATAAGAAACGTAAAGCTTTAGAGACCAAAACAACCATGGCTGCCATGAAATAAGCAATGAagattagctagtttattgctCAGTACCTGTAACTACGTACCTCTAATCATGTGTCCTGATTAATCTTTTGTACCTTCGATCTGCTTAATTTCATGCATCGCCTATGTGGAATTCGATAAGTCCTGCCTAAACTAGTTGCCTGAATTTCAACTCGATCTGTTAAGAGTAGTTCTCTATCATGGCTTACGATGTATTGATCAATTTAAAAGATAGAAAATCGCATATCAACTAGTATTTAGTCTATTTACAATGCATTTTTGTCTAACAAAGTATTTGCAGAAATTCCAGGTTTGACTCTCCCTCTTCGGTTGATTAAAAGTTTAAATCAATTAAAATTTAATATAAACAACAGAAAGCACATCCACGGCCTCTATGTTAATTGAATAATAAATTTTTGAAGAACTTTGTTCTCATTTATAATTACATAGGGTTTAGTGGGTACATAATActagaaaaccctagaaaacttTTAAACGCACCTCACGAGCTTGGTTTCGCCAGAGAGGTTCCATGACTTGTCCGACCGCACGCACTCGCGTCGTCTTCGTCGTCGGAGGGGCCTTCCAAGATGTAAGGGCTGATCGGAGGTGGCCCTCGAGAGTGCCTTCAGATGCGACATTTGACAAACAATTCGGGAGTCAGCTTCATTTGTGATCTTAATTACAACATTGCAGCGCCGTGCCTTGCACGCAATAATGCCTGCGCTTCATGCAGGATTGCATACAAAGAACACCGAGACAATCATATACATGGATCCACCTTCTCATTCTTCTGGATTAGTAGTTAATTTGATAAAGTTTTCCTTTTGGTTTCTTGCATATGCATTTTGATTGAATTAACTAACGATACCGTAGTTCCTGAAACCAATGAAGATAAGGAAAATCTTATAAATCAAAATTTGCAAAATTTAAAGAGACGAGAGAGGAATGGCAACAAAGATCCATAATTGATGATGCATCCATATCATATTGCCGTTGTCCTTCTAAATTTGATTCAATTCCGATAATTGGAGCGATCCTTCAGAATTCAAATGCAGATCATATGAGTCGTTCATTTAGCCAAAGTACACAAACCCGCCTGGTAGTTGGGTTTGGTTTGTGATTTAATTCTGAATTAATCATTGGGATTCTTGTGAAATTATTAGGATGAATGAGGTTACATGAAAAACCATAGAGTTGTCAATGAGTCGGGTCAGGTCGTGTTGGGTTCTTGTCGTATTAAGGTATTAGATGTACCACAATAGACAACCCAAATCCTactcatttaataatcgtgtcaaaaaatACAAACTCAAACATAACCTATTTACTAAACGGTGACTTGCAATGATCCGCCACCCATTTAATTGGGTTGAATTGGATGACTCACTTAAACCATATAAACGGGTCACAACTTGGTCCACTTAAGACATTTAAGTAATGGTACATAACTTCACCAATTCAATCAAGTGGTGTTTTGATTGTTATGTAATTGAGTGAAAATGGGAAAATACAACCTCCATCGATCTGGCATCTCTATTGAAGTCGGTCTAAACCTCCGTTAAAACATTAATACTTGTTACGCAAGTGATGATATAAGAatttataacaaattacaacatTCATGACCTTCTAGACGTTATTTCGTAATGTATTAAACATACCATAATTCAGGACCAAATTTCATTAAAGCACTATGTTTCCACAATTATTCTATCAGTGAAAATTGATGGATAGCTGCAGGCAAACCAAAACTGGCAACTTCCACGTACGTCGACTTTCTCCAACCCGTAGTTAGGTCAGACCTGGCAGCCTCACGCAAAATATCAATGCAATTTTGTGACTCCGTTCCTGCTATATATGCTCAATTGCTCAGACTAGACTGTTTACCACCCTAAAAAATCCAAACCCACCTCTATCCTAATGGGTTCTTCCCAAGACGATACCTACCAACCTCTCCTTCAACCCATTTCATCCTCCCCATCCTTAACAGATAAGCATGACCACTCGAGTAGCACTGAGCTGGAAAGAATATTATCCGACACAGATAGGCCGTTCTTGCAGCGTCTCAAACCTGCTCTATGGATCGAGTCGAAGCTCCTTTTCTTCCTCGCCGGTCCGGCAGTGGTCGTCTACCTGACCAACTACGTTATGTTCATGTCCACCCAAATCTTCTCCGGTCACCTTGGTAATCTTGAGCTCGCCGCTGCTTCTCTCGGAAACAATGGAATCCAAATGTTCGCCTATGGCCTCATGGTACGGTCACTACGGTGTAAATACCATATGTTTTCATAGAATACATATAGAAAAATACCTTCATTacgattttttttcttccgtAATCTAACGGTATATTTCTTTTTGATTTCCAAATATATCAGTTAGGCATGGGAAGTGCGGTGGAGACGCTATGTGGACAAGCATATGGAGCTCAAAAGTACGAAATGCTAGGCATATATCTACAAAGATCAACCATCCTCCTAACGTTGGTCGGTTTCCTCCTCACCTTGGTCTACATCTTCTCAGAACCAGCTCTAATCTTTCTCGGCGAGTCCCCGAGAATCGCCTCCGCCGCCGCCATTTACGTCTACGGCCTGATCCCTCAAATCTTTGCCTACGCCGTCAACTTCCCGATCCAGAAATTCCTCCAAGCTCAAAGCATAGTGACTCCAAGTGCATACATATCAGCAGTGACACTAGCCGTACACCTCTTGCTGAGCTGGGTGGCCGTGTACAAGATTGGGCTTGGGCTTCTGGGCGCGTCGCTGTTGCTCAGCCTGTCGTGGTGGATCAATGCGGTGGCGCAGTTTGTATACATCTTGAAAAGCGAGAGGTGCAGGCACACGTGGAGCGGTTTTACGTGGCAAGCGTTCATCGGGTTGTATGGATTCTTCAAATTATCGGTGGCGTCTGCAGTGATGCTTTGTTTAGAGACGtggtattttcagattctggTTCTGCTGGCTGGCTTGCTGGAAAATCCTGAGTTGGCTCTTGACTCGCTCTCGATTTGGTAAGTCtttattggttttgttttttgttaatCATTTATATAGTGGCCAATCAATGTGagatattactattttgatcaCATGCGCTAGCTATTTACATATGGTGACAATTAGTTTAATCAACATATCATATGGTGGTTGttaactattattattattggtCCTCACCAGCGTGAAAACCAAaactattctttttcttcttttgaataAACGAAACTATTCTTATTCTTGGTacagtttcttttttcttttttgttctttttttgtgGAGAAGATTGGTTGGAAACTTTGGAATAATTCAACTCATCTTTTTTTTGACAAGTTCCTAGCTATATGAAAGTGATTTAATTTTATGGCCCAAAAGTCATTTTCTTATGTATGCTTGGCCATCCAATTAACTTTTCTGCCCAAAATATGGATGATGCATCCATATTATCCCTTTTGGCTGCCTATATATATTATTGTGGTTGTGATTGCCAAATAATTGGCTATAatatgttctgtttttttttcctcatcttctttatccttgaggGATATGATGATCGGAAATTGACATCTcagcttttttttatttaaataataAATTACTTTGTAATTTAATCTTGACAACAACCCAAATTAAAGAAGTCAAAATTAAAACTTACAGAGCTGAATCAGAAGAGTTATTTATTGATTTATAAAGAGTACTAAAATaattgttgtttgtttgttttgtttttttttttttaaataaggacCGGTGCGACTGCCTTCAAacattgattaatgaaaccgcagaatacatggggggactGCCTAAACCCCGGATTACAATCAACATCGAGAGAACTTCCTGAGATAATAATAAGAGTTTCAACTAAAATGATATATTCTAgcaagcaccaactagcgaagagtgctctactgAAAATTCtttagtatatatataatatggcATATCGAACATTACTTTGGGTTTCCAACCTGTTAAAAAATCGACCCAACAATTGTAAAATTGCCGAATATGCCACACTCTAGTCTATAGTACCACATAATGACATAATGTATGCAtgatgtatgtatatatatgacatTTGGCTAATTGATTAATGCAGCACGACTATATCAGAATGGGTGTTCATGATCTCAGTTGGGTTAAATGCAGCTGCAAGGTCAGttgaataattttttatatgagTTCAGAGTTAATGTCCGACATAGTATAATATATAAAGTAATCtggagttatatttatacacattcaaTATATATGAGGACTATATTTATTTTAGCATTATTGTTAATGATGGGTACGTGCAAGTATACATGCAGTGTGCGAGTAAGCAATGAGCTTGGAGCCGGAAATCCCAAGTCCACAGCATTTTCTGTCATCGTGGTGACTACGATCTCCTTCATCATCTCCGCCATCGCAGCAATAGTTGTTCTTATTTTTCGTGATGTTATCAGCTACGCCTTCACGGAGGGTGAAGTCGTGGCCGCTGCTGTCTCAGATCTTACCCCTCTTCTTGCCCTCACCCTCCTCCTCAATGGAATTCAGCCTGTATTGTCCGGTGTTGCTGTTGGGTGTGGATGGCAAGCTTTTGTGGCGTATGTAAATGTGGGCTGTTATTACTTTGTTGGAGTACCACTTGGTGCCCTTCTTGGATTTTACTTCAACTTTGGCGCTAAGGTAATTACTTAATGAAGTACCCCGAGTTACATATATGTGATGCCAGCTCGAGTCGAGTTACTTAAGACTTCACATTAATATGCAAATGTGGTTAATTTGCTTAGTCTATTATATACTTAAGTATTAATGTATGATGGAAAACTAAAATTTCACCAATGCTATATATTATACTAGTAAGCACTGACTCTGTTTAATATTGGTTTAGGGAATATGGTTAGGGATGATGGCGGGCACGTTGATGCAAACAATCATTCTAATATGGATCACCGTTCGAACAGACTGGAAGAAGGAGGTAATACTAGTGTTACTAAGATTACTTTTTCCGATCCCTAGCCTTCATTAGCTATCAGATTTTTACATATCGGATATTTCGTTGTTCGGTTTTTTACAATGAAGTTAATAACTTAATAATCCAATGTTATAAGTCATCACAGGCTAGTGTTCAACTGTTAGTTGTACTAACTACTAAGTGATAACTTGGATCGAATTTCAGGTGGAAGAGGCAGCCAAAAGGTTGAACAAGTGGGACGTGAAGGAACCCGTAAAAGGCTGAGAAAGAAGTTATACATAGGATGATATTATTCAACGAGATTTTATTCAAAATGCAACTTTGTACTTTGATATAATAGCTGTAAAAATTGCTCAATTTAAAAGTCAGgaaaattaattattaattattagtGACGTGAAAATAATGTTACTATTGTTGAAGGAAATCAGCtttgtgtgcctaatcaaactaggagtagttccatgattgtaataggagagaaggttctagaattcctagtcctactcGGATTTGTTTTCCTTGTATCTTTAGAActtgtactttgtaatccctatatatagggctcctattctcaataatgaaacacacaattctctcttcaatctctctcaattctattattcttaaacacgttatcagcacgagttctaaccacaaaaactaaaaattcaAAAACCGAAATTCTCTTCAACATCACCTTTTCACCGTTGCACCTAGCCCAAGCTAGCCTAGCCACTGCTGCCCACCTGCGCACCCCTGCGCTgcacgctgcccctgcagctcTTAAGCACCCGTGTGCCTCCTACTGTCCTCGCCGCACACCTGCTGCCCCTACAGCACAGCAGGACGCTAGTTcttgtgcagatcagcctgcttGCACGCCCCGAAATGTCTTgatcgggacctcagatcaaaatacttccgtcatc encodes the following:
- the LOC133726033 gene encoding palmitoyl-monogalactosyldiacylglycerol delta-7 desaturase, chloroplastic-like, whose protein sequence is MGLPGIWVALLMTPRARFRGRKWNLLDLVTAAVFASMHVLALFGPFYFNWSALWVALALVYVTGLGITLSYHRNLAHRSFRLPKLLEYLFAYFAVLSAQGSPIDWVSTHRYHHQYTDTEKDAHSPLKGFWFSHMGWILDSNARFGRYGGLRNVEDLKRQAFYRFLHNTYLLHSIILGGILYAVGGFPFIVWGMGVRMVYVFHGTLLVNSAGHIWGYQAWKTSDLSKNLWWLALVAFGEGWHNNHHAFEYSARQGLEWWQFDLTWYIIKFLEALGLATDVKVPSEAHKKRKALETKTTMAAMK
- the LOC133726034 gene encoding protein DETOXIFICATION 40-like isoform X2; the encoded protein is MGSSQDDTYQPLLQPISSSPSLTDKHDHSSSTELERILSDTDRPFLQRLKPALWIESKLLFFLAGPAVVVYLTNYVMFMSTQIFSGHLGNLELAAASLGNNGIQMFAYGLMLGMGSAVETLCGQAYGAQKYEMLGIYLQRSTILLTLVGFLLTLVYIFSEPALIFLGESPRIASAAAIYVYGLIPQIFAYAVNFPIQKFLQAQSIVTPSAYISAVTLAVHLLLSWVAVYKIGLGLLGASLLLSLSWWINAVAQFVYILKSERCRHTWSGFTWQAFIGLYGFFKLSVASAVMLCLETWYFQILVLLAGLLENPELALDSLSICVRVSNELGAGNPKSTAFSVIVVTTISFIISAIAAIVVLIFRDVISYAFTEGEVVAAAVSDLTPLLALTLLLNGIQPVLSGVAVGCGWQAFVAYVNVGCYYFVGVPLGALLGFYFNFGAKGIWLGMMAGTLMQTIILIWITVRTDWKKEVEEAAKRLNKWDVKEPVKG
- the LOC133726034 gene encoding protein DETOXIFICATION 40-like isoform X1 — encoded protein: MGSSQDDTYQPLLQPISSSPSLTDKHDHSSSTELERILSDTDRPFLQRLKPALWIESKLLFFLAGPAVVVYLTNYVMFMSTQIFSGHLGNLELAAASLGNNGIQMFAYGLMLGMGSAVETLCGQAYGAQKYEMLGIYLQRSTILLTLVGFLLTLVYIFSEPALIFLGESPRIASAAAIYVYGLIPQIFAYAVNFPIQKFLQAQSIVTPSAYISAVTLAVHLLLSWVAVYKIGLGLLGASLLLSLSWWINAVAQFVYILKSERCRHTWSGFTWQAFIGLYGFFKLSVASAVMLCLETWYFQILVLLAGLLENPELALDSLSICTTISEWVFMISVGLNAAASVRVSNELGAGNPKSTAFSVIVVTTISFIISAIAAIVVLIFRDVISYAFTEGEVVAAAVSDLTPLLALTLLLNGIQPVLSGVAVGCGWQAFVAYVNVGCYYFVGVPLGALLGFYFNFGAKGIWLGMMAGTLMQTIILIWITVRTDWKKEVEEAAKRLNKWDVKEPVKG